Genomic segment of Kingella negevensis:
GTTGTATGATGTTGATTTAAAACAAGTAACCCAGTCCAACCAAAACCAAGCGATTGGCGACAGTCCAGCTTCAATCCTGTCCAACAAAACCGCATTGGACGCAAGTTATTCGCTGAAAGAAGACGGTAGCAAAGACGGTATTGATTATGTGTTGGCAAGCCCGAAAAAAGCCAACGCAGGTTATCAATTTATCCGCATCGGCTTCAAAGACGACACGTTGGCAGCCATGGAATTGAAAGACAGCTTCGGCAATCAAACCAGCATTCGCTTTGGCGGTGTGAACATGAAACCAAATTTGTCGCGCGGCGCGTTTACGTTTACGCCGCCAAAAGGGGTTGATGTGTTGAAAAACTAAACTAATAAATGCAGCCTGAAAATGATTTTTCAGGCTGCATTTTTGTTTGTTACAATCAATCATTCATAAACAAATAGAAAGCCCATCATGCACGAAATCAAATGCCCCCATTGTCACACCGCGTTCACGATTAACGAAGCCAGTTATGCCGACATCTTAAACCAAGTCCGCACGCAAGAATTTCAAGCCGAAATTCACGAGCGATTAGTGCAACACCAAGCGCAAGCCAAAAGCGAATTGGCATTGCAACAAGCGCAAGCACAAACGCAATTTGAACAAACCTTAGCGCAAAAAAATGCTGAAATCGCCCAATTAAACAGCCAATTAGCATCGCATGAAAAAGACAGACAATTAGCCGTTGCTGAAGTTTCAGGCAGCCTGAAAGCGGATTTGGCAACGCGTGAACGCGAAATTGAGCAACTGCGCGCACAAAATGCTGCGTTGGTTGAGCGTATGAATTTGGAGCGTGATTTGGCAATTAGTCAAGCATTGGCGGCAAAAGAACGCGAGGTGCTGGATTTAGAGACTCAACTGAAATTGAGTGAATCAAAAAATGAATCAGAACAACGTGCGCTGCAAGATAAATTTCAAATGGTTTTGAAAATTAAAGATGAAGAGATTGCAGCTTATAGAGATTTCAAGGCGAAGCAGTCCACAAAAATGGTCGGCGAGAGCTTGGAATTGCATTGTGAAAACGAGTTCAACCGTGTGCGTGCGATGGCGTTTCCGCAGGCGCAGTTCGGCAAGGACAACGATGCGTCTTCAGGCAGCAAGGGCGATTATATTTTCCGCGAAACAGACGGGCAGGGCAGCGAAATCGTTTCCATTATGTTTGAAATGAAAAATGAAAACGATGGCACAGCAACCAAAAAGAAAAACGTGGATTTCCTGAAAGAATTGGACAAAGACCGCCGCGAAAAAGGCTGTGAATATGCGGTGCTGGTGTCGCTGTTGGAAGCGGATAGTGATTTGTATAACGGCGGCATCGTGGACGTGTCGCATCATTATCCGAAGATGTATGTGGTGCGTCCGCAGTTTTTTATTCCGATGATTTCGCTGTTGCGTAATGCGGGCTTGAATGCGTTGCAATACAAGCAGGAAGTGGCGACGATGCGCGCGCAGAATATTGATATTACAAACTTTGAAAGTGAGCTGGACGATTTCCGTGAGAAGTTTGGTCGCAATTATCGTTTGGCGAGTGAGAAGTTTCAGGCTGCGATTAAGCATATTGATGAAACGATTAAGCATTTGGAAAAGACGAAAGCGGATTTGCTCGGTGCGGAAAATAATTTGCGTTTGGCGAATGATAAGGCGGAAGATT
This window contains:
- the lolA gene encoding outer membrane lipoprotein chaperone LolA, whose amino-acid sequence is MKKLVFAGLMTALMTAANAGGIDALRKFNNDADGISGSFTQTVHAKKKTQTSSGSFQILRPGLFKWEYTKPYQQKIVGDGKHIWLYDVDLKQVTQSNQNQAIGDSPASILSNKTALDASYSLKEDGSKDGIDYVLASPKKANAGYQFIRIGFKDDTLAAMELKDSFGNQTSIRFGGVNMKPNLSRGAFTFTPPKGVDVLKN
- a CDS encoding DUF2130 domain-containing protein yields the protein MHEIKCPHCHTAFTINEASYADILNQVRTQEFQAEIHERLVQHQAQAKSELALQQAQAQTQFEQTLAQKNAEIAQLNSQLASHEKDRQLAVAEVSGSLKADLATREREIEQLRAQNAALVERMNLERDLAISQALAAKEREVLDLETQLKLSESKNESEQRALQDKFQMVLKIKDEEIAAYRDFKAKQSTKMVGESLELHCENEFNRVRAMAFPQAQFGKDNDASSGSKGDYIFRETDGQGSEIVSIMFEMKNENDGTATKKKNVDFLKELDKDRREKGCEYAVLVSLLEADSDLYNGGIVDVSHHYPKMYVVRPQFFIPMISLLRNAGLNALQYKQEVATMRAQNIDITNFESELDDFREKFGRNYRLASEKFQAAIKHIDETIKHLEKTKADLLGAENNLRLANDKAEDLTVKKLTRKNPTMKAKFDALNNGE